The following is a genomic window from Flavobacteriales bacterium.
GCTAATACAGCAGTTATTATGAGTTGGGATACGCCAGCGTCTGGTGCTCCAGATCACTACTTCTTAGAGATGACTAACTTAACGACAGGAGATGTCTATGAGTGGAACTACCAAGATGGTAACTCTAACTCACGAACTAAGTTTGGTCAGAATCCAGGGGATGAGATTTCTTGGAGAATTAGAGGAGCTTGTGGTACTAATGGTACTTCATGGGCGACAACATTCTCTCAGCCTGTGACTTATACATTAGGTGGAGCGAGATTAGAGAACAGTACTGTGGCTAACTTGGATGTATATCCTAACCCATCAAGAGACATCTTTAACGTTACGTTTACTTCAGAAGAAGCACAAACGATGACAGTTAAGGTTGTTAACATGATTGGCAAGGAAATCTTTACTGAGGAGTTAACAGAGTTTGTTGGTCAGTACACGCAAGTGATTGACATGAATACTCAACCTAAAGGAGTTTATTTCTTAGAAATAACTACTTCTACAGGTAGTATCAACAAAAAGATTGTTCTTCAATAATCCTTTTTAAATAGATTGATGAAAGCCCCGAGCAGCAATGTTCGGGGCTTTTCATTATGTTTAATTTTGACTTTATTTTAGGATTATTTAGCTATCTTTGTGTAAATTTTACAATTAGCAAGTTCCGTGTTTAAAAAAGCAATTTTTTTCTTTTCTTTAATAATCTTTTCATTAACTGCTTTTTCACAAAATTTTATTGAAACGAAACCAGAGGTTTATCAAAAACTAAACATTTCGGGCTCATATAGATTTTTTGTGCAGCATAGGCATTTTGTCAATCCTTATATTACGGGAGTTAACGGACTTGATACGGCTCAATTGATTAAAAAATCTATTCTTGTTGGTGATGCTACACAACTTCCTGAGCTAACACTTAATATTAGTGCCAACCCAAGTAAAAATGTATCCTTCGGAACAGATTTAACTTTTTGGAACCAAAAGACCGGCAACTTTGATTATTTCCGAGGACTCAATTTAGGAATCAATTTATATGGTTCTTTCAAAACACCAATTGGAAATTATAACATTAAAACTGGGGGTATTCATTGGCTTAGGTTAAGTCGATTCACGATGAAAACCCCTGAAGGGTTTAATAGATATACGCTTTTTGACCGCAACCCTTGGGACCCTCAATACCTTATTTTTAGTCAGCGTTACTCTGATTATTATAAAAGAGGTAGTGTTCAGCAAGATGTACGTTGGGGAAACAAAGCCTTTCAAGGATTTGCAATTGATGGTGGCGAATTGCCATATGGACTTAATTTTACTTTTTTATATGGTAAGGCAGAATCTAGCGGGGCACAATTAAACGAAGTTGATAACAATACTTATCAGCAGTCTATTCAGTTTTTAAACACCCAATTTTATTCATCATTATTGCCTTCTTATGTGCTGGGAGGTCGTTTAACTAAGACCTTGGACGCGGGTGATATGAGCCTTAATACGATTAACGGATATGCTTATTTGGACTCTACAGGTACAAGTATGAATCGCTATGAGTTTCACTCATTAGACTATTTATTAAAGGGCAAAGAATACACTTTTGTAGGAGAATTAGGGCTTTCTAAGTTTAATGATTTAGATTATGACTTTGCTTTGGCAGCCAAGATTAAGACCAGTAAACAACTTACCATTTTACCTTTCGATATTGAATATTTTTATATTGGCAAAAATGTTTACAACAACAATTCGGAAATTGTGAACACTTCAGTAGAAGATTCTCAACCTGACGACCCAGAGCAAGGGCGTGTATTAGTGCAAACAGGAAGTGCATTATTAGGTGTTGGTAGCTTAGCAAATAATAGAACAGGTCTTTCAATAAATACTGAATTTAATGTCAAAAAACTAAAAGTAAGTTTTGGACAAACCGTTTCTAAAGAGTTAGAACGCATCACTTCTAAACTTACCTATGGGCGTAAGGTTAATTCCTTAACACTTTCAGAGTTTTATCGCTGGGAATATCCTTCTGGTGTTGGGCCTTACGGTAGACTAAATAAAGTATATAGAGGGGTTTATGAAACGGTAAATCTTGACAATATTAAAGAAGGAGAGATTAAGGACGACAAATACTTTAACAGTTTTGAATTACAAGCCAAGTATGAATATAAGTTTAAAAAACTTAATTCTTACTGTTTTTATTTAGGCTCATTCAGTTCGGCTCAAAGCATGTTTTCTCCCTTTGTAGTACTTACTGAAGATGCTTATATCCGTCAATATGTTCACGAGTTTGAGAATTATCTGTCATTGAGTTCAAGAACAATTCTTACTAGCTATTTAGGTATAGAAAGAGTTATTGGAAATTATGAGACAGATATTAATTACAACACTTTTATGCCTCGATTTCAAACAACTGTAGGTGTAGGCTTAGGTGTAGATTATAATTTATCAAGAAATACAGCATTGTACTTGCGTCATCGTTATTTTTCTTTTGAAGACAGAAACTTTGATTTAGATAATAACAACGGTCATGAGACAACGCTAGAATTAAAAGTTACTTTTTAAAACATAGAATATGAGATTAATCGCAATATGTTTTTTCGTTTTCATCGCCATTACAACCATGGCACAAGAGAGAGTTAAAAAAATTGAATTTTATGGGGCTGCCAAAACCAACATTTTACATCAAGACTTTGATGTAGATGGGGATACTATGAATGTATCAAAGGCTAACTATGGTCACTCTTTAATTGATTTAGGAATTTTAGTACGACCTAGTACTAATACTGAAATCGCTACAGAATTTAGGCTAAGAAATGAGCTTGGTGGATTTTGGGGAGGAGCTGTAACTTATGGGATAAGAAAACTTACTCTGAAAGGGGTTGTAAATGACGCTATTCGCTACAAGATAGGTGATATTGATTTAGAAATGACACCTTACACCTTGTACAACAACAACTATCAAGACGTAGTTAATGAAGCGACAGTTTTTCAAATGGCTAGAGAAGTGATAGATTATGAAAACTATTTTAATGGAAATGCTTGGAGACAACAAGGTGTCCAGTCGTCTTATGGTTTTTATCTAAATAATGAAACCTTTAAGTCTATCGATGTCAATCTATTTTCTACAAGAAACAAAACCGCCGATCCTTCTTCAGCATCACCGGAGCGTTTGTTTTCGGGGGGACAAATAGGCTTAAATACCTCATACGGTTTAATAATCTTCCATTCTGCTAATTTGTTTGATTTGAAAAATACAGTTAACGATATGAACTTGTATTATAATTCGGTCAATACTGTTTCGGCGAACATCAGTTTAGCTGACCTTCCAAAATTTAGTTTGAACTATGAAGGAGGAACCTCAAAGGCTAATTATGAAAACCTAATTGAAGAAGAAACAGTAACTATCCAAGACTACTTTTGGAATTTAGGGCTAATCTATTCACCTACTAATAAAATTAGGGTTAGTGTAAACGGTATAAATACAGGTCCTCAATTCCGTTCACCAGCGGCTCAAAATGTTCGTTTAGGGTATTCGTCAAGCAGCAATGTATTCCCAACTATTGGCAATAATCTTGCCGTTAGAAATATGGGCTTGGTAGATTATTTATACAACGATGTTTTCTATTACAAAACTTTCGACAGTCAATTGGATTTGTACAACCCTGCTTTCAGTAACGCTTTGCCTTACGGATTGGCAACACCAAACAGAAAAGGTTTTTCAGTAAGTTTAGATGAGTTGGCCATAAAAGAACAGCTTAATCTATCTTCAGAGATTCACATGATGTCTGAAATAATAGGTACAGGAACGACACAGCTAAAATCATTTATGAAGTTTGTTGCTAAAGCCAATTATGACTACAAAAAATGGTCGGCAAATGTAGGCTTAGCTTATGAGTCTACATCCAGAGACGGCCAAGCCTACGAAAAGATTGAGCTAAGTTCTATGCTCTTTGATTTTGGTGTTGATTTTGATTTAACAGACCAACTTTCTATTCTTTTCGGAACAAAGTATCATATGGCTGACGGGAACGAATTATTAGCAGTTTACGATTCATATAATAACCCCTTATATTTTGACCCAATTAGCTATAACGACCAGAAACAAATGTTAAACTCAATAGGATTAATGGTTAATTTTAGTGAACGCTCTAAACTAACAGCTTCGCTAAGCTCTTTCTCGCAAAAAGCGGAGCAAGAGTACACCTTTAACCAACTTCAACTATTGTATAGATTAAATTTTTAAGAGATGAAAAATTATTTTTTAATACTAATCATTGCGATTTCTTTTCTCTCATGCCAAAGAGAAAACCCAGAGTTTTTAGGAGGCAGTCTTAACGATCAGTTTGGTGAATTAATCGTTTTAGAGCCTTTTAAGTCAAATACGGCAAACTTTAACTTTTCAATAGTTTCGCCTCGATTTTTTGAAGCGCAATGGTCAAAAAATCTAAATTGGAACCTATCTGTTAGAGCAACACAAACTGGTGCTACAAAAACATTTACAGGATATTCAAATAAACTGGATATTGATAACACATCTTGGGATGGCTCAGCTGATGACTTCCCCTCATTTATGAAAGATGACGTATGTCAAGCTACGCTTACCCTAACAGATTCTGATACTACCATAGAGTTAACAACGACTGTAAATGTTAGTGAAATTAAGAATCCGCAAGAGGGACTAAAAGTGGTTGCCGATTTTGAAGATGGTTTACCTCTTAATTCATTACCCTTTGTTCAGCCTGGAGCAGAGCTAACGGTTACAGAAGATTCAGCAGCAGTAGGCTCTCATTACTTGCATTTAGGAGGGTATGTCCCTTATGACTATCTCTTAACATCTATTAAAATTCCTGTGCAGGATATGGAAATTTTTTCTGCTACTTCACCCTTATTGCTTTTCTTTAATATGGCTACTATTGGTGGAATTGTGGGCGAAGTCCCCACTAATCAGTTCATTAAAATTATCATTCGAGAGGATGATGGTTCAACCATTGCCAATGGAGAAAAGTATAGTATGGAGATAAATCCTGTAAATTGGGACACATGGCAGCTATTTACTTTACCATATTCGGACTTTATTTTGGAGTCGGCTTCGGTAAATAATTTGAGAGAGCCAGGCAAAATTAATCAGATTGAAATTATGTGTTTGTCCTGTCCAGCAGAGTCAGCTCCAGACGGACCGACCTGTCCAGAAAATACAGACCTTAACGTAAAAACAGATATTGATTTTATAGCATTTACAGAAAATGAAAGTTATAAACCTTAATCTCATATTAGTTTTATTGCTTTTTACTGCATGCGTGGAGTTTAAACCCATTGCAGTATATGACATAGAACCCGAGCAAGTGCATTCTCAACAAGAAAAAGTATTTTTTGATGAGTCTTTAGGCTTATTATGGCAAGAGCTTAAGGATTGTGCTGAGCTCGACGTGGTAAAAGAAGACGGGAATAATATTTTGCGTTTAGATTGGAATAAGGTCGATTGCGATTGGGTAGGTTTTGGTAACAGTTGGTCAAATTTTGTGTCTGACGACATCAGTGAATTAATTCATAATTCAGCGATTTCTTTTCGTGTCAAAGCCATTGAGACTGAGCAAAGGTCAATACCCTTTGTAATTGGACTAGAAGACTATGGCGGTGGCAATTCTTATGTATTTTCTGATTTCAATGCCTTTGCCAATCAGTTGAGTATTACGGCTGACAAATGGACGACACTCTACATTCCTTTATCTAGATATAACTTTTCTTATCAAGGTGTTGACCCTACCAATATTAAGCAAATGATTATTCAGTTAGAAGGTGCTGGTAAAGTTTTTCTTGATGATATTAAGATTGTGCCATTTACAAAAGAAGACTACAATCAAATGTTGGCCGATGTAGAACAGATGAGACCAAAAGGGAACCCCAATCAACTTATTTACCCCTCTAACTTTCAAGAGTTAGCATGGAATATTGGTGTTAATGATTGTCATTCTTTAATGGAAATAGATAAACAAATTCATTGGCAGTGGAATTCTTGTGATTTCTACAACCGATGGGGTTTCAACTGGAACAATTGGTATGCCTTTAATTTGCGAGGAATTGCAGATAAAACAGCTTTACAAATCGAGGTATCTTCTGATTTTTCGCCTTTTAAAATTGTATTGGAAGATTTCACCGGTAAAAGCTCAGAGGTAGTAGCTAAAAGCTATGCCATAGAAAATCAGAATGATTCTGTATCGACTTTAAACATTCCTCTTGCCGACTTTAAATTAATAGAAAAGCAATTTACTTTAGACCGAATGAAGCAATTTACATTTGTCGGTAATGAAAACGGTGGTTCAATGGTTATTTACGAAATGAAGTTAGTTAAACAATGAAGTATTTAAGTTATATATCTCTAGCAATATTGTTGTGGTCGTGTGAACAAACGGTTTATAATAATCCTGAATATACTTTAGTTTTTGAAGATAACTTTCGTTCTGAAAGCATAGATGAGTCCAAGTGGAATTTTGAAATAGGGACAGGCTGTCAGTATGGTCCAAACCTTAATGGTTGGGGAAATTTTGAAGACCAATACTATAAAAAGGAAAACGCCTCAATTGTTGACAATGACTTTTTGCAAATAGAGGCTAAAGAAGAAAACGTTTTATATAGCGATGCTTGTGGCTCTAATCAAACCAAAAATTACACCTCTGCTCGACTCAATACCAAGAATAAATTCGATTTCACATACGGAAAAGTTGAGGCCTCTATAAAGTTTGATAAAGCAATTGGCTTGTGGCATGCCTTTTGGATGTTACCGAGTTTTCCTCAAGAAATATGGCCTTATTCTGGAGAGATTGATATCTTAGAATTTGCCAATAGAGAAGGAGAATACTTTTATGCTGGCACAATACATCATACGGGACCACTCATTGGCACGGATTTTCCCTATCAAAATGAAAACTATTTTAACTCTTTTCATGTCTATTCAATAGAATGGGATTTATCTACCATAAAGTGGTATGTAGATGATGTCTTAATTCAAAATGTGGTTAGAACAAGTAGTAGTGTTCTTGATGACAATTGGCCTTTTGACAAAGAGTTTCATTTAATTTTAAATACAGCCGTTGGAGGTACATTAGGCGGACCACCAAACCTAGCCAATCAATCGCAGCACATGTTAGTTGATTATGTTAGGGTATATCAAAAAATAAGCAACTAATGAGGTATATATTTA
Proteins encoded in this region:
- a CDS encoding glycoside hydrolase family 16 protein; protein product: MKYLSYISLAILLWSCEQTVYNNPEYTLVFEDNFRSESIDESKWNFEIGTGCQYGPNLNGWGNFEDQYYKKENASIVDNDFLQIEAKEENVLYSDACGSNQTKNYTSARLNTKNKFDFTYGKVEASIKFDKAIGLWHAFWMLPSFPQEIWPYSGEIDILEFANREGEYFYAGTIHHTGPLIGTDFPYQNENYFNSFHVYSIEWDLSTIKWYVDDVLIQNVVRTSSSVLDDNWPFDKEFHLILNTAVGGTLGGPPNLANQSQHMLVDYVRVYQKISN